A genomic region of Chlorobaculum parvum NCIB 8327 contains the following coding sequences:
- the ruvA gene encoding Holliday junction branch migration protein RuvA: MFAFLRGELVTASREEAVVEVSGIGYRLHISSGTSSRLPVPGSPVFLYTHYHVREDLQQLFGFLDEEELQLFRLLLSISGVGPKLAIAVLSGLSVGEIQEAIVSNRPETLFGISGVGRKTAARIILELRDKILKIQPTSSAKAGAPSAVLSATQLIDDAVAALTTLGFPKASAQKAVSKVLETTPGLSVEELVRTSLAAMHNNL, encoded by the coding sequence ATGTTTGCATTTTTAAGAGGTGAGCTGGTGACGGCCTCCCGTGAGGAGGCGGTTGTCGAGGTATCCGGCATCGGGTATCGCCTGCATATCTCTTCGGGGACGAGCAGCCGCCTGCCGGTTCCGGGCAGCCCGGTGTTTCTCTACACGCACTACCATGTCCGCGAGGATCTTCAGCAGCTTTTTGGTTTTCTCGATGAGGAGGAGCTTCAGCTTTTCCGGCTGCTGCTCTCCATCAGCGGCGTCGGGCCGAAGCTGGCGATCGCCGTGCTGTCGGGCCTGAGCGTGGGGGAGATTCAGGAGGCCATCGTCTCGAATCGTCCGGAAACCTTGTTCGGTATCAGCGGTGTGGGGCGGAAAACCGCCGCGCGCATCATTCTCGAACTTCGCGACAAGATTCTCAAAATCCAGCCCACGTCGTCCGCAAAGGCAGGTGCTCCAAGCGCTGTGCTTTCTGCGACACAGTTGATCGACGACGCCGTGGCTGCGCTTACCACACTCGGTTTCCCGAAAGCTTCCGCGCAGAAAGCGGTCTCCAAAGTTCTCGAGACGACTCCCGGACTTTCGGTCGAGGAGCTCGTCAGGACGTCGCTTGCGGCCATGCACAACAATCTCTGA
- a CDS encoding bifunctional folylpolyglutamate synthase/dihydrofolate synthase — protein sequence MDYRQALDFLFPLHRFGIKPGLERIEALLDVLGHPERRLGTVVHLAGTNGKGTVASCMASIFRASGRKAGLFTSPHLIDFTERIRIDGVPISQARVAEYCSKLESAIVELGATFFEVTTAMAFAYFADEGVDASVIETGMGGRLDATNAVKADIVIIPSIGLEHTEWLGDSLGAIAAEKAAIIKPGSRVFTAVADEEALAPIRQAAGRQQAELHHVSEASCETVAVQPGRLDLEITLAGDGAHRISAQLTGSFHASNVTLAVMAARSAGIGWSHIETGLADLRGTGYRARLEMLPGSPKVMLDVSHNPDGMSRTVEALREVRGSFRSLRVLLGVAADKDAAGIARQLASIADEVVAVPLPSTRSFPEAELAEVCRDAGIGRVEECGDAAEGIDLLFSHADGDDLILVTGSFYLAGEVAGMERFIFRSGKSGSA from the coding sequence GTGGACTACCGGCAAGCGCTCGATTTTCTCTTTCCCCTTCATCGATTCGGCATTAAGCCTGGCCTCGAACGTATCGAGGCACTGCTCGATGTGCTCGGCCATCCCGAACGGCGGCTCGGTACGGTGGTGCATCTTGCCGGAACCAATGGCAAGGGCACGGTTGCTTCGTGCATGGCGTCGATTTTCAGGGCGTCGGGCCGCAAGGCCGGGCTGTTCACCTCGCCGCACCTGATCGACTTCACCGAGCGCATTCGCATTGATGGCGTGCCGATTTCGCAAGCGCGTGTAGCCGAATACTGCTCGAAGCTTGAGTCGGCTATCGTCGAGCTGGGCGCGACCTTTTTCGAGGTGACCACCGCGATGGCGTTTGCGTACTTCGCCGACGAGGGGGTCGATGCTTCGGTGATCGAAACCGGTATGGGCGGACGGCTCGACGCGACCAACGCCGTTAAGGCGGATATTGTTATCATTCCGAGTATCGGCTTGGAGCACACCGAGTGGCTTGGCGACAGTCTTGGTGCGATCGCCGCTGAGAAGGCCGCGATCATCAAGCCGGGTTCGCGCGTCTTCACCGCCGTTGCGGACGAGGAGGCGCTTGCGCCGATCCGGCAGGCCGCCGGGCGGCAACAGGCAGAGTTGCATCATGTCTCGGAGGCTAGTTGCGAAACGGTTGCTGTTCAGCCTGGCAGGCTCGATCTGGAGATCACACTTGCCGGGGATGGAGCGCATCGCATCTCGGCGCAGCTTACCGGCTCTTTCCACGCCTCGAACGTTACGCTTGCCGTGATGGCCGCCCGTTCGGCAGGTATCGGGTGGAGCCATATTGAAACGGGGCTTGCCGATTTGCGCGGCACCGGGTACCGGGCGCGCCTTGAAATGCTTCCGGGTTCGCCCAAGGTGATGCTCGATGTGTCGCACAATCCTGACGGTATGTCCCGAACCGTCGAGGCGCTCCGGGAGGTGCGTGGTTCGTTCCGCTCATTGCGGGTACTGCTGGGTGTCGCTGCTGACAAGGATGCTGCCGGGATTGCGCGGCAGCTTGCTTCCATCGCCGATGAGGTGGTTGCCGTGCCGCTGCCCTCTACACGGAGCTTTCCGGAGGCCGAACTTGCCGAAGTGTGCCGGGATGCCGGCATCGGACGGGTCGAGGAGTGTGGAGATGCTGCCGAAGGTATTGATCTGCTTTTCAGTCATGCCGACGGCGACGATCTCATTCTTGTGACCGGTTCATTCTATCTTGCCGGTGAGGTGGCTGGAATGGAGCGTTTCATTTTTCGTTCGGGCAAGAGCGGTTCAGCATGA
- the glmM gene encoding phosphoglucosamine mutase: MSLMISVSGIRGVVGASLTPETLTDFTMAFATWVSRRKALQNPASDAKPKIVIGRDSRPTGGIITQLVSSTLNLCGCDVIDVGMTTTPTVELATAGEEADGGLIVTASHNPVEWNALKMLDEKGEFLTASDVEELLVILNEKNKESARWDGLGSMIANGSWDKKHIDRILKLDCIDRDLISSMKFRVLVDAVEGAGSFIVPELCRQLGIAEVKTLACLGTGIFPRNPEPVEENLRETMDILSKESCDLGIIVDPDADRLALICEDGMLFGEEYTLVACADFYLKHHNGPVVNNLSSSRALQDIAEKHEVECYSAKVGEANVTEVMKGCNAVIGGEGNGGVILPELHYGRDALAGIALFIQAFAEWKAVTDGTLSEFRKTFPNYVMSKQKVKLDGMTKESLAALFDAIAARHPEASINRLDGIKLDFPEGWVHLRPSNTEPIVRIYTEAATKAEADALAARFIDEINQSTIA, encoded by the coding sequence ATGAGCCTGATGATCAGCGTCTCCGGCATCCGCGGCGTTGTCGGCGCAAGCCTCACTCCGGAAACTCTCACCGACTTCACGATGGCCTTCGCCACCTGGGTCAGCCGCCGCAAAGCGTTGCAGAACCCGGCATCGGACGCGAAACCCAAAATCGTCATCGGCAGAGACAGCCGACCGACTGGCGGCATCATCACCCAGCTCGTTTCGAGCACGCTCAACCTCTGTGGCTGCGACGTGATCGATGTCGGCATGACCACCACGCCGACGGTCGAACTCGCCACGGCGGGCGAAGAGGCCGACGGCGGGCTGATCGTCACCGCATCGCACAACCCGGTCGAGTGGAACGCGCTGAAAATGCTCGACGAAAAGGGCGAGTTCCTGACCGCCAGCGACGTCGAGGAACTGCTCGTCATTCTGAATGAGAAAAACAAAGAATCCGCCCGCTGGGACGGTCTCGGCTCCATGATAGCGAACGGCTCGTGGGATAAAAAACATATCGACCGGATTCTGAAGCTCGACTGCATCGACCGCGACCTGATTTCGAGCATGAAGTTCCGAGTGCTGGTGGACGCGGTCGAGGGCGCAGGCTCGTTTATCGTGCCGGAACTGTGCCGCCAGCTCGGCATCGCGGAGGTCAAGACGCTCGCCTGCCTCGGCACCGGCATCTTTCCGCGCAACCCCGAACCGGTCGAAGAGAACCTCCGCGAAACGATGGACATCCTCTCGAAAGAGAGTTGCGATCTGGGTATCATCGTCGATCCCGACGCCGACCGGCTGGCGCTGATCTGCGAGGACGGCATGCTCTTCGGCGAGGAATACACGCTGGTGGCCTGCGCGGACTTCTACCTCAAGCACCACAACGGGCCGGTGGTCAATAATCTTTCGAGCAGCCGCGCTTTGCAGGACATCGCCGAAAAGCACGAAGTCGAGTGCTACAGCGCGAAGGTCGGCGAAGCCAACGTGACCGAGGTGATGAAGGGCTGCAACGCGGTGATCGGCGGTGAAGGCAACGGCGGGGTGATCCTGCCGGAGCTGCACTACGGCCGCGACGCACTTGCGGGCATCGCGCTCTTCATCCAGGCTTTCGCCGAGTGGAAAGCAGTGACCGACGGCACGCTCTCGGAGTTCCGGAAGACCTTCCCGAATTACGTAATGTCAAAGCAGAAGGTCAAGCTCGACGGCATGACCAAAGAGTCACTCGCCGCGCTGTTCGACGCCATCGCGGCGCGCCATCCGGAGGCATCGATCAACCGGCTCGACGGCATCAAACTCGACTTCCCGGAAGGCTGGGTACACCTGCGCCCCTCCAACACCGAGCCGATCGTGCGCATCTACACCGAAGCCGCGACCAAAGCCGAGGCCGACGCGCTGGCCGCGAGGTTCATCGATGAAATCAACCAATCGACCATCGCCTGA
- the rho gene encoding transcription termination factor Rho — translation MSNNSVSKGLDINALQKKKVYELNAIAKELGVTTAGFRKEELIYKIIEAQSQRNADSENGQVMVNTGVLQVIPEGYGFLRSSNYNYLSSPDDIYVSPSQIKRFNMRTGDTVSGQVRAPKEGERFFALLKINTINGKDPEVTRERPYFENLTPLFPNERLKLETRQNEYCGRIMDIFTPIGKGQRGLIVAQPKTGKTILLQMVANAIIKNHPEVFLIVLLIDERPEEVTDMARSVPAEVVSSTFDEDPERHVQVADMVLEKAKRMVEVGRDVVILLDSITRLARAHNTIIPHSGKILSGGIDANALTKPKRFFGAARNIEEGGSLTIIATALVDTGSRMDDVIFEEFKGTGNMELVLDRRLSERRVFPAIDILRSGTRKEELLFSQQELSRTWLLRKYLADKNPIECMEFMREKIVETKDNKEFFKYMNA, via the coding sequence ATGTCGAACAATTCGGTATCAAAAGGCCTGGACATCAATGCACTCCAGAAGAAAAAGGTTTACGAACTGAATGCTATTGCCAAAGAGCTCGGTGTTACTACCGCCGGTTTCCGCAAAGAGGAGCTGATTTACAAGATCATCGAGGCGCAGTCCCAGAGGAATGCTGATTCCGAGAACGGACAGGTGATGGTCAATACCGGTGTTTTGCAGGTCATTCCCGAAGGCTACGGTTTTCTGCGCTCCTCGAACTACAACTACCTCTCCTCTCCTGACGATATTTACGTTTCGCCTTCCCAGATCAAGCGCTTCAACATGCGCACCGGCGATACGGTGTCGGGGCAGGTCAGGGCGCCGAAAGAGGGCGAGCGCTTCTTTGCGCTGCTCAAAATCAACACCATCAACGGCAAGGATCCGGAGGTCACAAGGGAGCGTCCATATTTCGAGAATCTGACGCCGCTGTTCCCGAACGAGCGACTCAAGCTTGAAACCCGTCAGAACGAGTACTGCGGGCGGATCATGGATATTTTTACCCCGATCGGTAAAGGACAGCGCGGATTGATCGTGGCGCAGCCGAAGACCGGTAAGACGATTCTGTTGCAGATGGTTGCCAACGCCATCATCAAGAACCATCCCGAGGTTTTTCTGATCGTGTTGCTCATCGATGAGCGGCCTGAAGAGGTAACCGATATGGCCCGCAGCGTGCCGGCCGAGGTGGTCAGCTCGACCTTCGACGAGGATCCGGAACGCCACGTGCAGGTGGCCGACATGGTACTCGAAAAGGCGAAGAGAATGGTCGAGGTGGGGCGCGATGTGGTGATTCTGCTCGACTCCATCACCAGGCTTGCGCGTGCGCACAACACCATCATTCCTCACTCCGGCAAGATTCTCTCCGGTGGTATCGACGCCAACGCGTTGACCAAGCCGAAGCGCTTCTTCGGTGCGGCTCGAAACATCGAAGAGGGCGGCAGCCTTACCATCATCGCCACGGCGCTTGTCGATACCGGCTCGCGCATGGATGACGTCATCTTCGAAGAGTTCAAAGGTACCGGCAACATGGAGCTTGTGCTCGACAGGCGCTTGTCGGAACGCAGGGTCTTCCCGGCGATCGACATTCTCCGCTCGGGTACTCGCAAGGAGGAGCTGCTGTTCAGCCAGCAAGAACTTTCACGCACCTGGCTGCTCAGAAAGTACCTGGCCGACAAGAACCCGATCGAGTGCATGGAGTTCATGCGCGAAAAGATCGTCGAGACCAAGGACAACAAGGAGTTCTTCAAGTACATGAACGCCTAA
- the bamA gene encoding outer membrane protein assembly factor BamA yields the protein MNTTPFSPDKLSALLIGLALLNGPISTAYAKTAATNASPASEAATGTPASSQSAKLRTVTVRQISFSGLQTIKESELLKSLPIKAGEQITIPGQQIPGLLQYLWNLQYFSNIEIGQTELGGDNIGLTFRVTEFPILESIEFQGNDKYKDKELLKTTGLVVGRRISQQELLNASNKIEKQYAAKGYLTAGVEYRVENTGDNRAKAIFTVHEGSKVVIEKIRFHGNKAFKEGKLRDVLKETSQNSWWRKIFGQPKLDKDKFEEDKNLLVDFYRNNGYRDARIVKDTLTYTKDNKGVNIDIYVEEGPKYQIGSITWIGNTKDFATTGILDETFGIKQGDLYSAKKINERLNFSQDHSDIASLYLDRGYLSFRARLEEQVVQPNTVNLVITLTEGDPFTLNLINVKGNTKTKDHVIRRELYTVPGDTFSRKKVVRSIRELSMLNYFDPETLTPDIDPNQRDNTVDVTYNITERQTDTFNAAVGYSASSGGTGSLGLTFNNFSLGDIFNPSAYRPLPHGDGQKLSMQWQFGTNNYRTLSLSVSDPWAFGTHTSVGLSAFKTKQTYDLNSSNEVTDNKTIKQYGANLSIGRRLTWPDDYFTISWRIGYLHTEGGFVSFLNETNVPETAEEYSITQTITRNSVDNPIYPRHGSKNTFTAQLAGGFLPGTIDFYKLIGTTSWYLPVSKDLVLNLSAQQGYLDTFSDKDYIPYTSYFYMGGSGMSSLPTVPLRGYPDQSLGGLFSGEDNLYGGKVYTKITTELRYPLTLSPSASIYGLVFFEAGNLWADSGSVDLTDLKKSAGIGLRLYLPIIGQVGIDYGYGFDSAPSEPDKNSQGWNFTFTFGQPNN from the coding sequence ATGAATACAACACCCTTTTCGCCAGACAAGCTCTCAGCACTTCTGATTGGCCTGGCACTGCTTAACGGTCCGATATCGACCGCTTATGCGAAAACCGCAGCAACAAACGCTTCCCCGGCCTCCGAAGCTGCTACCGGCACTCCGGCCTCTTCGCAATCCGCGAAGCTGCGTACAGTGACCGTCCGTCAGATTTCGTTCAGCGGGCTGCAAACCATCAAGGAGTCGGAACTGCTCAAAAGCCTGCCCATCAAGGCCGGAGAACAGATCACCATTCCAGGGCAGCAGATTCCCGGCTTGCTGCAGTACCTCTGGAATCTCCAGTACTTCAGCAACATCGAAATCGGGCAAACCGAGCTTGGTGGCGACAACATCGGGCTGACCTTCAGAGTCACCGAATTTCCGATTCTGGAAAGCATCGAGTTCCAGGGCAACGACAAATACAAGGACAAGGAGCTGCTCAAAACCACGGGCCTTGTCGTCGGTCGCAGAATAAGCCAGCAGGAGCTGCTCAACGCGTCCAACAAGATTGAAAAACAGTACGCAGCCAAAGGCTACCTGACCGCCGGTGTAGAGTACCGCGTGGAAAACACCGGAGACAACCGGGCCAAGGCAATCTTTACCGTCCACGAAGGCTCGAAAGTGGTAATCGAAAAAATACGGTTCCACGGCAACAAAGCCTTCAAGGAGGGAAAACTCCGCGATGTGCTCAAGGAGACCTCACAAAACTCCTGGTGGAGAAAAATCTTCGGTCAGCCGAAGCTCGACAAAGACAAGTTTGAAGAAGACAAGAACCTGCTGGTCGATTTCTATCGTAACAACGGCTACCGCGATGCGCGCATCGTCAAGGACACCCTCACCTATACCAAGGATAACAAAGGGGTCAACATCGATATTTACGTCGAAGAGGGGCCGAAGTATCAGATCGGCAGCATCACCTGGATCGGCAACACCAAGGATTTTGCAACAACCGGTATCCTTGACGAGACATTCGGCATTAAGCAGGGTGACCTGTACAGCGCCAAAAAGATCAACGAGCGCCTGAACTTCTCCCAGGATCATTCGGATATCGCCTCGCTCTACCTGGACAGAGGCTATCTCTCGTTCAGGGCCCGGCTTGAAGAACAGGTCGTGCAACCAAATACGGTCAATCTGGTCATCACGCTGACCGAGGGCGATCCGTTCACCCTGAACCTCATCAATGTCAAGGGTAATACCAAAACGAAGGATCACGTCATTCGCCGCGAGCTTTACACGGTACCTGGCGATACCTTCAGCCGAAAGAAAGTGGTGAGAAGCATCAGGGAGCTTTCGATGCTGAACTACTTCGACCCCGAAACCCTGACGCCAGACATTGACCCGAATCAGCGCGACAACACGGTCGATGTAACCTACAACATCACCGAACGCCAGACCGATACCTTCAATGCGGCCGTCGGTTACAGCGCGTCGAGCGGTGGCACGGGCTCTCTCGGCTTAACGTTCAATAACTTCTCGCTCGGCGACATCTTCAACCCTTCGGCATACCGGCCGCTGCCTCACGGCGATGGTCAGAAGCTTTCGATGCAATGGCAGTTCGGCACCAACAACTACCGGACGCTCTCCCTTTCGGTCAGCGATCCCTGGGCCTTCGGTACCCATACCTCTGTAGGGCTCAGCGCATTCAAAACCAAGCAGACCTATGACCTGAACAGCAGCAACGAAGTCACCGATAACAAAACCATCAAGCAGTATGGTGCAAACCTCTCCATCGGGCGCAGACTGACCTGGCCGGATGACTATTTCACCATCAGCTGGCGTATTGGTTACCTGCACACGGAAGGCGGCTTCGTGAGCTTCCTGAACGAAACCAACGTGCCCGAAACGGCCGAGGAGTATTCGATCACCCAAACCATCACCCGCAACAGCGTCGATAACCCGATCTATCCCAGGCACGGCAGTAAGAATACCTTCACTGCCCAGCTGGCCGGTGGATTCCTGCCTGGCACGATCGACTTCTACAAACTGATCGGAACAACAAGCTGGTACCTGCCGGTATCGAAGGATCTGGTTCTGAATCTTTCGGCGCAACAAGGCTATCTGGACACCTTCAGCGACAAGGACTATATTCCTTACACCAGCTATTTCTACATGGGTGGAAGCGGCATGTCCTCGCTGCCAACCGTACCTCTTCGAGGCTACCCCGACCAGTCCCTCGGCGGACTGTTCTCGGGTGAAGACAACCTGTACGGCGGTAAGGTCTATACCAAAATCACCACTGAGCTGCGCTATCCGCTCACCCTGAGCCCATCGGCAAGCATCTATGGCCTGGTCTTCTTTGAAGCTGGCAATCTATGGGCCGACTCCGGTTCGGTGGATCTGACCGATCTGAAAAAATCGGCCGGTATCGGACTGCGGCTGTACCTGCCGATTATCGGCCAGGTCGGTATTGATTACGGCTATGGATTCGACTCCGCGCCTTCCGAGCCCGACAAAAATTCGCAGGGCTGGAACTTCACCTTCACCTTCGGACAACCGAACAACTGA
- a CDS encoding bifunctional nuclease family protein yields the protein MHKLQVDILGLSTSPHTNGAYALILYEVEGKRKLPIIIGGFEAQAIALKLENIKPPRPFTHDLFKHVADAFDLHVNEVFIDELHNETFYAKVICEMGGVVHEIDARPSDAIAIAVRFNAPIYVSEEIMNEAGIVEEQPKEGEEAAVSEELSDKPAEEELQPAASPEADLQKKLEEAIDREDYEEAARIRDELSRLKEPDDEEE from the coding sequence ATGCACAAACTTCAGGTTGATATTCTCGGTCTTTCGACCAGTCCCCATACCAACGGTGCCTATGCCCTTATTCTCTATGAAGTTGAAGGCAAACGCAAGTTGCCGATCATCATTGGCGGGTTTGAGGCGCAGGCCATAGCGCTCAAGCTTGAGAATATCAAGCCGCCTCGTCCCTTCACGCATGATCTGTTCAAGCATGTCGCCGATGCTTTCGATCTTCATGTCAATGAGGTGTTTATCGATGAGTTGCACAACGAGACCTTTTATGCGAAGGTTATCTGCGAAATGGGTGGGGTCGTGCATGAAATCGATGCTCGTCCGAGTGACGCCATTGCCATTGCTGTGCGTTTCAATGCGCCAATCTATGTTTCCGAAGAGATCATGAACGAGGCCGGAATCGTTGAGGAGCAGCCGAAGGAGGGGGAAGAAGCCGCTGTGTCAGAAGAACTTTCCGACAAGCCCGCTGAGGAGGAGTTGCAGCCCGCAGCTTCTCCAGAGGCTGATTTGCAGAAAAAGCTCGAAGAGGCTATCGATCGCGAAGATTATGAGGAGGCTGCCCGTATCCGCGACGAGTTGTCGCGCCTGAAAGAGCCGGATGATGAAGAGGAGTGA
- a CDS encoding ABC transporter ATP-binding protein, which produces MRGTANTASGFRTQQDETLGKRKKGSVDRYIIKRMLGYIKPFKGLVAASVLLTAGGAILTPLRPWLTRIAIDDHITKGDLHGLGVISMILLAVIVLDGFKQYAATWFTQLLGQKAVYAIRLDIFRHLQRLPIRYFDRNPVGRIITRTTNDVESLNEMLSSGLITIIGDILQLLLIVVMMFLSDWRLTLVVLSILPVMIYSTMAFKNRVRQAFTDVRTHLARLNSFFQEHITGMKVVQLFAREEAEFAKHSAINADHRDANIRSVHYFSIYFPLIEFLSSLAAGLVVWFSASWVLKGSLSVGVVVSFVQYIWLFFRPLQHLSDRFNIMQTAITSSDRIIKLLEEPLEPEPEEENRSVIDGFHDSIVFDKVWFAYNENHWVLQDISLEIKAGETVAIVGATGSGKTTLTNILSRFYPYEKGSVTIDGIELSRIPGAQLRRLVGVVMQDVVLFAGTIRENLSFGDPSISDEKIREAARTVGANRFIEKLPGGYDYRIRENGSGLSAGQKQLLAFVRALLYNPDILVLDEATSSVDTETETLIEQATDRLMQHRTSIIIAHRLSTIQHADRIVVLHKGTIRETGTHQELLAQRGLYYKLYLLQHPERGRMEGAA; this is translated from the coding sequence ATGCGCGGCACGGCAAACACAGCATCGGGATTCCGCACGCAGCAGGACGAAACTCTTGGCAAACGCAAGAAAGGGTCGGTCGATCGCTATATCATCAAGCGGATGCTCGGCTACATCAAGCCCTTCAAGGGGCTGGTGGCCGCATCGGTGCTGCTGACGGCGGGCGGCGCGATTCTGACGCCACTGCGCCCGTGGCTGACCCGCATCGCCATCGACGACCACATCACCAAGGGTGATCTGCACGGCCTCGGCGTCATCAGCATGATCCTGCTCGCAGTCATCGTGCTCGACGGCTTCAAGCAGTACGCAGCGACCTGGTTCACCCAGCTGCTCGGCCAGAAAGCTGTGTACGCCATCCGGCTCGACATCTTCCGCCACCTCCAGCGGTTGCCGATCCGCTACTTCGACCGCAACCCGGTCGGGCGCATCATCACCCGCACGACCAACGACGTCGAGTCGCTCAACGAGATGCTCTCCAGCGGCCTGATCACCATCATCGGCGACATCCTGCAACTGCTGCTCATCGTGGTGATGATGTTCCTGAGCGACTGGCGGCTGACGCTCGTGGTGCTCAGCATCCTGCCGGTCATGATCTACTCGACCATGGCGTTCAAGAACCGCGTACGCCAAGCGTTTACCGACGTGCGGACGCATCTGGCGCGGCTCAACTCCTTTTTCCAGGAGCACATCACCGGCATGAAGGTGGTGCAGCTCTTCGCGCGTGAAGAGGCAGAATTTGCCAAACACTCCGCAATCAACGCCGACCACCGCGACGCCAACATCCGGAGCGTGCACTACTTTTCGATCTACTTCCCGCTGATCGAGTTCCTCAGCTCGCTGGCGGCAGGTCTGGTGGTGTGGTTCAGCGCTTCGTGGGTGCTGAAAGGAAGCCTGTCGGTCGGTGTGGTGGTCTCGTTCGTGCAGTACATCTGGCTCTTCTTCCGCCCGTTGCAGCATTTGTCGGACCGCTTCAACATCATGCAGACGGCCATCACCAGCTCCGACCGCATCATCAAATTGCTCGAAGAGCCGCTGGAACCCGAACCGGAGGAGGAGAACAGGAGCGTCATCGACGGTTTCCATGACAGCATCGTTTTCGACAAGGTGTGGTTCGCCTACAACGAAAATCACTGGGTGCTGCAAGACATTTCGCTTGAAATCAAGGCGGGCGAAACCGTGGCCATCGTCGGCGCGACCGGCAGCGGCAAGACCACGCTCACCAACATTCTGTCGCGATTCTACCCGTACGAAAAGGGATCGGTAACAATCGACGGCATCGAGCTGAGCCGGATTCCCGGGGCTCAGCTGCGCAGGTTGGTCGGTGTGGTGATGCAGGACGTGGTTCTGTTTGCGGGGACAATTCGCGAGAACCTCAGCTTCGGCGACCCGTCGATTTCGGATGAAAAGATTCGTGAGGCAGCGCGAACCGTCGGCGCGAACCGGTTCATAGAAAAACTGCCCGGCGGCTACGACTACCGCATCCGCGAAAACGGCTCGGGACTGTCGGCGGGCCAGAAGCAGCTCCTCGCCTTCGTGCGGGCACTGCTCTACAACCCGGACATCCTCGTGCTCGACGAAGCCACCAGCTCGGTCGACACCGAAACCGAGACGCTCATCGAACAGGCCACAGACCGGCTCATGCAGCACCGGACATCGATCATCATCGCCCACCGGCTCTCGACCATCCAGCACGCCGACCGGATCGTGGTGCTGCACAAAGGCACCATCCGCGAAACCGGCACCCACCAAGAACTCCTTGCCCAGCGAGGGCTATACTACAAGCTCTACCTGCTCCAGCACCCGGAACGCGGAAGAATGGAAGGCGCGGCGTGA
- the rpsT gene encoding 30S ribosomal protein S20: MPLHKSAEKRLRQAARRNERNRARKKELKGLLKNMQKLIDANAAKSEVESAYRAAVQKLDRLGVKRYIHANKASRKKAQLTKMLNSYTPQA; encoded by the coding sequence ATGCCTTTACACAAATCAGCCGAAAAACGACTCAGACAGGCAGCGCGCAGGAATGAAAGGAACCGTGCCCGTAAGAAAGAACTCAAGGGCCTTTTGAAGAACATGCAGAAACTGATCGATGCCAATGCAGCGAAGAGCGAAGTCGAGTCGGCATACCGTGCGGCAGTGCAGAAGCTGGATCGCCTTGGCGTCAAGCGCTACATCCATGCCAACAAGGCATCGCGCAAAAAGGCTCAGCTGACCAAGATGCTCAACAGCTACACGCCGCAGGCCTGA
- a CDS encoding isoprenyl transferase, whose translation MPQWFKSTIDPEDALLQDELKSTCVFPRHIGIIMDGNGRWAKQKGKSRIEGHIAGVDSVQDIVEACSQLGISALTLFTFSIENWRRPKPEISALMKLLIKVLKKETPQLCENNIRLEVIGDLNLVSSTVRKTLEETIEQTRNNHELTLTIALSYSGKWDITNACRTIAEQVANGTIAPEQIDENLFAANLSTASLPDPELLIRTSGEFRISNFMLWQIAYSEIFFTETYWPDFRRDKLYDALREYQNRERRFGQTSEQLKAETLRKQA comes from the coding sequence ATGCCCCAGTGGTTCAAATCAACGATCGATCCTGAAGACGCCCTGCTGCAGGATGAGCTGAAATCTACATGCGTATTTCCACGGCACATCGGGATCATCATGGATGGAAACGGCCGGTGGGCCAAACAGAAAGGCAAGTCGCGCATCGAAGGACATATCGCTGGCGTTGATTCGGTTCAGGATATCGTCGAAGCATGCTCCCAGCTCGGCATCAGTGCCCTGACGCTTTTCACTTTTTCTATCGAAAACTGGCGGAGGCCGAAACCTGAAATTTCAGCCCTGATGAAGCTGCTGATCAAGGTGCTCAAAAAAGAGACCCCCCAGCTTTGCGAAAATAATATCAGGCTCGAGGTCATTGGCGATTTGAATCTGGTCAGCAGCACCGTACGGAAAACGCTCGAAGAAACGATAGAGCAGACCAGAAACAACCATGAGCTGACCCTGACCATCGCCTTGAGCTACAGCGGCAAGTGGGACATCACCAACGCCTGCCGCACCATTGCCGAACAGGTGGCGAACGGAACGATCGCCCCCGAGCAGATCGACGAAAACCTTTTTGCCGCGAACTTGTCAACGGCTTCGCTCCCGGATCCGGAGCTTCTGATCCGAACCAGCGGAGAGTTCCGCATCAGCAATTTCATGCTTTGGCAAATCGCCTATTCTGAAATCTTTTTCACGGAGACGTACTGGCCCGATTTCCGACGCGACAAGCTCTACGACGCACTCCGGGAGTATCAGAACCGGGAAAGGCGCTTTGGCCAGACAAGCGAACAACTCAAAGCCGAAACCTTGAGAAAACAGGCCTAA